A genomic segment from Glycine max cultivar Williams 82 chromosome 1, Glycine_max_v4.0, whole genome shotgun sequence encodes:
- the LOC100819043 gene encoding dynamin-related protein 5A — protein MENLISLVNKIQRACTALGDHGEASALPTLWDSLPAIAVVGGQSSGKSSVLESVVGKDFLPRGSGIVTRRPLVLQLHKIDEGGREYAEFLHLPRKRFTDFAAVRKEIQDETDRETGRTRQISSVPIHLSIYSPNVVNLTLIDLPGLTKVAVEGQPDSIVQDIENMVRSYIEKPNCIILAITPANQDLATSDAIKISREVDPTGERTFGVLTKIDLMDKGTDAVEMLEGRAYRLKYPWIGVVNRSQADINKNVDMIAARRREHEYFSNTPEYKHLAHRMGSEHLAKMLSKHLEAVIKSKIPGIQSLISKTIAELEAELSRLGKPVAADDGGKLYAVMEICRSFDHIFKEHLDGVRPGGDKIYNVFDNQLPAALKRLQFDKQLSMENIRKLITEADGYQPHLIAPEQGYRRLIESSLTTVRGPAEAAVDVVHSLLKDLVHKAISETLDLKQYPGLRVEVGNAAIDSLEKMREESKRATLQLVDMECGYLTVDYFRKLPQDVDKGGNPTHSIFDRYNDSYLRRIGTNVLSYVNMVCASLRHSIPKSIVYCQVREAKRGLLDHFFTELGKIEPKRLSSLLNEDPAIMERRSALSKRLELYRSAQAEIDAVAWSK, from the exons ATGGAGAACCTAATTTCTTTGGTGAACAAAATCCAGAGGGCTTGCACCGCTTTGGGTGACCACGGCGAAGCAAGTGCCTTACCAACTCTCTGGGACTCTCTCCCTGCTATCGCCGTCGTCGGTGGCCAG agctCTGGAAAGTCCTCGGTGTTGGAAAGTGTTGTTGGCAAGGATTTCTTACCTCGTGGATCAG GGATTGTTACTCGGAGACCCCTTGTTTTGCAGCTTCACAAGATTGATGAGGGTGGCAGAGAGTATGCTGAATTTCTACACCTCCCCAGGAAAAGGTTCACCGATTTTG CTGCTGTGAGAAAAGAGATTCAAGATGAAACCGATAGAGAGACTGGACGAACAAGACAGATTTCAAGTGTTCCAATTCATCTTAGCATATATTCTCCGAATG TTGTTAACTTGACACTCATTGATCTCCCTGGCCTTACAAAGGTAGCTGTAG AGGGGCAACCAGATAGTATTGTCCAAGATATTGAGAATATGGTTCGCTCCTACATTGAGAAG CCAAACTGTATAATTTTGGCTATTACGCCTGCCAATCAAGATCTTGCAACATCTGATGCAATTAAAATATCCCGTGAAGTGGATCCCACTG gggAAAGAACATTTGGAGTCTTGACAAAGATTGATCTTATGGACAAGGGTACTGATGCTGTTGAA ATGTTGGAGGGGAGAGCTTATAGATTAAAGTATCCGTGGATCGGTGTTGTCAATAGATCACAAGCAGATATTAACAAGAATGTTGACATGATTGCTGCTAGGCGTAGAGAACatgaatatttttctaatacCCCTGAATATAAGCACCTTGCTCACAGAATGGGTTCTGAGCATCTAGCAAAGATGCTTTCGAAG CATTTGGAGGCAGTAATCAAGTCCAAAATTCCTGGTATCCAATCTCTTATCAGTAAAACAATTGCTGAACTTGAAGCTGAACTGAGTCGTCTGGGAAAGCCTGTTGCAGCTGATGATGGG GGAAAGCTGTATGCAGTCATGGAAATATGCCGCTCATTTGATCATATATTCAAAGAACATCTTGATGGCGT GCGACCTGGaggtgataaaatttataatgtctTTGACAATCAGCTGCCTGCTGCTTTAAAAAGGCTGCAGTTTGATAAGCAGCTTTCGATGGAAAATATAAGGAAACTTATCACGGAAGCTGATGGGTATCAACCTCATCTAATAGCTCCCGAACAAGGATATCGTCGCCTCATTGAATCTTCTCTAACTACTGTCAGGGGTCCAGCTGAGGCAGCTGTTGATGTG GTTCATTCCCTATTAAAGGACCTAGTTCACAAAGCTATTAGCGAGACTCTG GACTTGAAGCAATATCCTGGTCTGCGTGTTGAGGTTGGGAATGCTGCCATTGATTCGCTAGAAAAAATGAGGGAGGAAAGCAAAAGAGCAACGCTACAACTAGTTGATATGGAGTGTGGCTATTTGACGGTTGATTACTTTCGGAAGCTTCCTCAAGATGTTGATAAGGGTGGCAATCCTACACATTCAATTTTTGATAGATATAATGATTCATATCTTAGGAGAATTG GAACCAATGTTCTGTCTTATGTCAATATGGTCTGTGCAAGTCTGCGGCATTCAATTCCCAAGTCAATTGTCTATTGTCAAGTGAGGGAAGCGAAACGAGGCCTACTAGATCACTTTTTCACTGAGCTAGGCAAAATTGAG CCCAAGCGTCTGTCCTCATTGCTGAATGAGGATCCTGCAATCATGGAAAGGCGAAGTGCCCTCTCAAAGAGGCTTGAGTTATACCGGAGTGCACAAGCTGAGATCGATGCAGTTGCATGGTCTAAGTAG
- the LOC100816904 gene encoding uncharacterized protein — protein sequence MGNCMETYTIGEKQQQEEGEEERGGFVKNGLSMKVVLTKEELKWLILELKDKGGVRLEQMLEEIERGRREQKVEDEMGWKPSLESILEAPELLEMDTT from the coding sequence ATGGGCAACTGCATGGAGACATACACCATTGGGGAGAAGCAGCagcaagaagaaggagaagaagaaagaggagGATTTGTGAAGAATGGTCTAAGCATGAAGGTTGTGCTGACAAAGGAGGAACTAAAGTGGCTGATACTCGAACTGAAGGACAAAGGAGGAGTGAGGCTGGAACAAATGCTGGAAGAGATAGAAAGAGGCAGAAGAGAACAAAAGGTTGAGGATGAGATGGGGTGGAAGCCTTCTTTGGAGAGCATCTTGGAGGCTCCTGAATTGCTTGAGATGGACACCACATGA
- the LOC100818509 gene encoding UDP-glucose 4-epimerase GEPI48 has protein sequence MASRVSIGNLTSSAPYINSPHFRSPLKISNNPSLQNASHKVLMRDKTVLVTGGAGYIGSHTVLQLLLGGFRAVVLDNLENSSEVAIHRVRELAGEFGNNLSFHKVDLRDRAALDQIFSSTQFDAVIHFAGLKAVGESVQKPLLYYNNNLTGTITLLEVMAAHGCKKLVFSSSATVYGWPKEVPCTEEFPLSAMNPYGRTKLIIEEICRDVHCAEPDCKIILLRYFNPVGAHPSGYIGEDPRGIPNNLMPFVQQVAVGRRPALTVFGNDYNTSDGTGVRDYIHVVDLADGHIAALLKLDEPNIGCEVYNLGTGKGTSVLEMVRAFEMASGKKIPLVMAGRRPGDAEIVYASTKKAERELKWKAKYGIDEMCRDQWNWASKNPYGYGDQGSTD, from the exons ATGGCATCGCGCGTCAGCATTGGCAACCTTACCTCCTCCGCGCCGTATATTAATTCCCCTCACTTTCGCTCACCACTTAAGATTTCCAACAACCCCTCTCTGCAAAACGCTTCGCATAAGGTACTTATGCGCGATAAGACTGTACTGGTAACCGGCGGAGCCGGTTACATCGGCAGCCACACCGTTCTTCAGCTCTTGCTCGGAGGTTTCAGAGCCGTCGTCCTCGACAACCTCGAAAATTCCTCCGAGGTTGCCATCCACAGAGTCAGGGAGCTCGCCGGCGAATTTGGGAACAACCTCTCCTTTCACAAG GTGGACCTACGGGACAGAGCTGCTCTAGACCAAATATTTTCTTCCACACA aTTCGATGCTGTCATACATTTTGCTGGACTGAAAGCAGTAGGAGAAAGTGTGCAAAAACCTTTACTATACTATAACAACAACTTGACTGGGACAATCACTCTATTGGAAGTCATGGCTGCCCATGGATGCAAGAAG CTCGTGTTTTCATCTTCAGCAACTGTATATGGTTGGCCAAAGGAGGTTCCATGCACAGAAGAGTTCCCTCTGTCAGCAATGAACCCATATGGACGAACTAAG CTtatcattgaagaaatttgcCGTGATGTCCACTGTGCAGAGCcagattgtaaaataattttgttaagatACTTCAACCCAGTTGGTGCACACCCCAGTGGTTATATTGGGGAGGATCCTCGTGGAATTCCAAACAATCTCATGCCATTTGTTCAGCAAGTAGCAGTTGGCCGACGGCCTGCACTGACAGTTTTTGGAAATGATTATAATACAAGTGATGGCACTGGG GTTCGGGATTACATTCATGTTGTTGATTTAGCAGATGGGCACATTGCTGCATTGCTTAAACTAGATGAACCTAATATAG GTTGTGAGGTTTATAACCTGGGAACAGGAAAGGGAACATCAGTTTTGGAGATGGTTAGAGCTTTTGAAATGGCATCTGGAAAG AAAATTCCACTTGTGATGGCTGGCCGTAGACCTGGTGATGCTGAAATTGTTTATGCATCAACAAAGAAAGCGGAAAGAGAGCTTAAATGGAA GGCAAAATATGGCATTGATGAGATGTGCCGTGATCAATGGAATTGGGCTAGCAAAAACCCTTATGGCTATGGAGATCAGGGCTCCACCGATTAA
- the LOC100817441 gene encoding putative E3 ubiquitin-protein ligase UBR7-like isoform X1, with amino-acid sequence MDGTFDDEAEPAVTIGEYLEEVEERELEADLVLGGDDGKECTYNKGYMKRQAIFSCLTCTPDGNAGVCTACSLSCHDGHQIVELWTKRNFRCDCGNSKFGEFYCKIFPNKDVENVENSYNHNFKGSYCSCGRPYPDLDAEEQVEMIQCCLCEDWFHEEHLGLESSAEIPKDDEGEPTYEEFICKACSHVCFFLKLYPEKIWAAGKQPDATVQISKDKGVLEDMPSTCGSEKPTCNTSCSSPKVDDAQATVDSKSISDGKSLSQGENCNGSMASNQCTKSIDLHVNCLLGVNIITVNPVLPGKPMFLSKNWRDALCKCNNCLEFYKQKQIAFLLDKEDSIAEYEQMAKQKREEKLQQQEGAELSFFNKLGHVEKVEILKGIEEMKDGLRAFLESADSSKPITAADVHQFFDDIKNKRRRVQ; translated from the exons ATGGACGGCACGTTTGACGATGAAGCTGAACCGGCCGTTACAATCGGCGAGTACCTCGAGGAAGTTGAGGAACGGGAACTG GAAGCTGATTTAGTTTTGGGGGGTGATGATGGCAAGGAGTGTACCTATAACAAAGGTTATATGAAAAGGCAGGCTATTTTCTCTTGCCTCACCTGCACTCCAGATGGGAATGCTGGAGTTTGCACAGCTTGTTCATTGTCTTGCCATGATGGTCATCAG ATTGTAGAGCTATGGACAAAAAGAAACTTCAGATGTGATTGTGGGAATTCAAAATTTGGTGAATTCTACTGCAAGATTTTCCCAAATAAAGATGTAGAAAATGTTGAGAATTCATACAATCACAACTTTAAAGGTTCTTATTGCTCATGTGGTCGCCCTTATCCTGATCTAGATGCTGAAGAACAAGTAGAGATGATACAGTGCTGTCTATGTGAGGACTGGTTTCATGAGGAGCATCTTGGTCTTGAGTCTTCTGCGGAG ATTCCcaaagatgatgaaggagagcCAACGTATGAGGAATTCATATGTAAGGCATGCTCTCACGTATGCTTCTTTCTAAAGTTATATCCCGAAAAAATATGGGCGGCTGGAAAGCAGCCAGATGCTACTGTCCAAATTAGCAAGGACAAAGGTGTCTTGGAAGACATGCCTTCAACTTGTGGGtctgaaaagccaacatgcaaTACTTCATGTAGTTCTCCTAAAGTTGATGATGCACAAGCTACTGTTGATTCCAAATCTATATCTGATGGGAAGAGTTTGTCTCAGGGAGAAAATTGTAATGGCAGTATGGCTTCAAATCAATGCACAAAAAGCATCGACTTGCATGTTAATTGTCTCCTTGGTGTTAACATTATTACTGTTAACCCAGTTTTACCTGGTAAACCAATGTTCCTTTCCAAAAATTGGAGAGATGCTCTATGCAAATGCAATAATTGTTTGGAGTTTTACAAGCAGAAGCAGATTGCTTTTCTACTTGACAAGGAAGACTCAATTGCAGAGTATGAGCAAATGGCCAagcaaaagagagaagaaaaattgCAGCAACAAGAGGGTGCTgagttaagtttttttaataaacttggACATGTAGAGAAAGTGGAGATCTTGAAGGGCATTGAAGAGATGAAGGATGGGCTTCGTGCTTTCCTG GAGTCTGCAGACTCGTCAAAGCCAATTACTGCTGCTGATGTCCACCAGTTTTTTGATGACATTAAGAATAAGCGTCGCCGTGTACAGTGA